The following are encoded together in the Phaseolus vulgaris cultivar G19833 chromosome 9, P. vulgaris v2.0, whole genome shotgun sequence genome:
- the LOC137822980 gene encoding uncharacterized acetyltransferase At3g50280-like, with amino-acid sequence MVTPAFRRISECFVKPHRPTQVSNQICNLTPWDIAMLCAHYIQKGLLFKKPSTLVHQHHFIDKLLENLRHSLSLTLSDFYPLAGRLVTRKTQDPPSYAVFIDCENSDGARFIYATLDITISHILSPIDVPPILHSFFDHHKAVNHDGHTMPLLSIQVTELVDGVFIGCSMNHAIADGTSYWNFFNTWSRIFQAHVQAQGHEYEVSTSHQLIHNRWFPNDCSPPINLPFKHHDEFITRFEAPFLRERVFHFSADSIAKLKAKANSECNTTKISSFQSLSALVWRCITRARSPRYDQRTSCKLATNNRSRMEPLPEEYFGNSIHLVSAETTTGELLENGLGWAAWKLHLTVANHNETVVLQFLKEWLQSPLIYELGRFFDPYCVSMGSSPRFNVYGNEFGMGKAVAARSGYANKFDGKVTSYPGREGGGSIDLEVCLSPDNMSMLESDEEFMNATSISIIPDVQYQI; translated from the coding sequence ATGGTTACCCCTGCCTTTCGTCGCATTTCCGAGTGCTTCGTCAAGCCGCACCGCCCCACCCAAGTGTCAAACCAAATATGCAATTTAACGCCTTGGGATATTGCTATGTTGTGTGCCCACTATATCCAGAAGGGTCTACTTTTCAAGAAGCCTTCAACACTAGTTCATCAACATCATTTCATAGATAAACTCTTGGAGAACCTCAGACACTCTCTTTCTCTCACCCTCTCCGATTTCTACCCATTAGCTGGCCGCCTCGTCACCCGCAAAACCCAAGACCCTCCCTCTTATGCTGTTTTCATTGATTGCGAAAACAGTGATGGAGCTAGATTCATCTATGCAACCTTGGACATCACCATATCTCACATACTCTCTCCCATTGACGTCCCACCCATTCTTCACTCATTCTTTGACCACCACAAAGCAGTCAACCACGATGGTCACACCATGCCTTTGTTGTCCATCCAAGTCACTGAACTAGTGGATGGTGTTTTCATAGGTTGTTCCATGAACCATGCTATTGCTGATGGCACTTCTTATTGGAATTTCTTCAATACATGGTCTCGGATCTTTCAAGCCCATGTCCAAGCTCAAGGCCACGAATATGAAGTTTCCACTTCACATCAACTCATTCACAATAGATGGTTTCCGAATGATTGCAGTCCTCCAATCAATCTTCCTTTCAAACATCACGACGAGTTTATTACCAGATTTGAAGCACCCTTTCTGAGAGAGAGAGTCTTCCACTTTTCGGCAGACTCTATTGCGAAACTGAAAGCAAAAGCCAACTCAGAGTGCAATACCACAAAAATCTCTTCATTCCAGTCATTATCAGCACTTGTTTGGAGATGCATAACTCGTGCCCGCTCCCCACGCTACGAccaaagaacaagttgcaagtTGGCCACAAACAATCGATCAAGAATGGAACCACTGCCTGAGGAATACTTTGGAAACTCAATTCATTTAGTGAGTGCAGAAACAACGACAGGGGAATTACTTGAGAATGGTCTAGGATGGGCAGCGTGGAAGTTACACTTGACTGTTGCAAACCATAATGAGACAGTGGTACTGCAATTTCTCAAAGAGTGGTTACAATCTCCTTTGATATATGAACTTGGTCGTTTCTTTGACCCCTACTGTGTGTCGATGGGTAGCTCGCCCAGGTTTAACGTGTATGGAAATGAGTTTGGAATGGGAAAAGCAGTGGCCGCTAGAAGTGGGTATGCTAACAAGTTTGACGGGAAAGTGACATCATATCCAGGTCGTGAAGGAGGGGGAAGCATTGATTTGGAAGTTTGTCTTTCACCAGATAATATGAGCATGCTAGAATCCGATGAAGAGTTCATGAATGCAACTTCTATTAGCATTATTCCAGATGTTCAATATCAAATTTAG